In bacterium, the genomic stretch GGTGAATTTGACGGAGGATTCAACAAGCTGCTCGTTGTGGCCGATGCGAAGAAGCAAGTGGTCGCGATGGAATTCAGCGCTTCATGCAAGGCGACCGAGTCCAATGATCGGCGACGGCTTTCGACTCCAACATTCTCCAGCCCAAATCCCCGGGTCGTGTATGACCTGATCAACGGTCGCAGCAAAGAGGGAAGCAATTGCATCATAGGGTGTCAGAAAACACGAAGAGGCCGCTGTCTGAGAATCGACTTTGAATACGCTGGCGATCCGGCTTCGGTGTTTTCGGTCACTGAGCGTGTGCGGCTCTATTTGCCACAACCCATTGTTGATCTGGTTCTATACCGCTGCAAACCATCCCTTGCGGCTGAAGCCTTGATGAATACCCCGCCGTCAGCCGTTTCGGAGCCGCCGCCCCCTCCGGCGATGCAGCAACCCACACCACCTGCCAAGGAACGGTCATCGTTGGAAGGTCTTGCTCTTTCAAAGGAATGGCAGAACACGCCGGAGAAAGGGTCTTTGATTCTGGACGAGTTGCGGCAACTGTTGGACAGACGCGGGGAGCCCGCCGTTGACCTGAGCCCCCATCCTGAAATCGTCATCTACAATGACGTTCACTATCTCGAACCATTCAACGACGTGTGCAAGAAGTTTGGCAAGACGGAGTTTTCCGCTCCGGTCCAGTTGGGGTGTCCAGGATTCCCGGAAAAGAGTTTCTACTATTACGCCTTTGACGGCGATTATGACGATCAGTTCACCCGGTTGCTGATCGTGGCCGACCTCAAGAAGCAAGTGGTGGCTATTGAGTTTACAGATGACAAGGGAAAGGGACAGGACTCAAAAGGTCGAGGCGAGTGGAAAGTGCAGGATTTTGTGCGACTGCGAATGAAAGGGATTACATCCTGGAATGTGACGCATAATGTGAATCGAGCGCGATCTGGCAGTCTGATAATCGACAGTTCATTGCATGGAAAAGGCAGAGTCTTGCAACGCACCCGTCTTTTTCTTCCACGACCGATTGTAAACTTGGTGCTGTTCAGGCTGTCAGGTCAGAAGTACCAGCCCCCGGCTACTCAATAAGACTCAGCCCCTCCCCTCCTGATTACCAGCCAGCTTCCGTGGTATAACAACGTGAAGGAAAGCTGATCTGCTTTCCACCCGACCCCCTTCCCGTATGGTCGGGATCATTCATTCAACCACAGGAGGTTCATCATGTGCCAAGGCCACTATTCCCCGAAGCTGTCCCGTCCCCTCGTCTCAAAGCTGTATCACGCCGCCAAGGAACGCAATGTCCCCATGACGGTTCTGGCTGACGAGATCATGTCCGCCGGATTGGGCCTGAAGCAGCAGCCAGAGCCGGTTACTACAGTCCACGAGACGCCAGCCAGTCCGTATCCCCAGCCGTAATTCCGCGAATCCCACCCAGTTTCAAAAAGCCCGGGCCTCATCAAGAGGTGCCGGGCTTTTTGTTCATCACCAACCTCACTGAAAGGTCACACGCATGTTCAGAAGGAAACGTCACATCAACGCCAAAAACAACGAATGGTATGTCATCCACAGGAACGGTTCACAGGACAACAACCTGGGCATCGCCAGGATCATCGGCATGGGCGCCGGCGTTCTCATCCTCGCCCTGCTCGCCTGGAAATTGATCCAGTGGGTGTTCAGCCTGTTCGTGGCGGCGCTCCCATTCTTGATTCTGGCCGGTGCCGCCATCATTGCCTTTGTCGTCGTTCGCAAACAGACCTGACCTGGCGTTCTTGTCCCGCACTCCTCAAACCACTGCCCACCTCCAGCGGGACACGCCAGGCATTTTCCATCAACCAACAACCCAAACACCGAAAGGAGGAAAAGCCATGAGCCAACAACGATACTCACGTCCAGCCTACAAGGCGTTCGTGGAGGCCCTGCACAAGTCAATCGGCACAGCACACGTAAGCAACTGGAACCTCTACAGCGACTTCCTGGAGTTGTCGTTCATTGCAATGTCGCAGCCTGTCCGCAAGTGGCTGACGGGCGAAATCGATGCCAAGCGTGAAGTTCGTTACCTGGAAATCGTGAAGCGGTATCCAAACCCGAACGCGTTCGCGGAAGCGTTGGGTATCGTAGTTCTCGGACTTGAGGAAGAGACGCACGATTTCCTCGGCAATGTTGCCGGTGAACTCGGTTTGCTGGAAGGCGAGTGGCATGGCCAGTTCTTCACGCCAAAGCATGTCTGCGACCTGATGGTGCAGATGAACTTTGACGAGGACGAAAAGCCCGATCCAGAACACCGGCTGAGAATCTGTGAACCGGCGTGCGGGGCGGGAGCGATGGCATTGTCAGTTGCGAGCTTCCTGAAAGATCGCGGCTTTCATCCAGTCAACTGGTGGCTGGAAGCGATAGACAAGGACAGTCGCATGTTCCACGCGGCCTACATCCAGTTGAGCTTGTGCGGCGTGCCCGGGATTGTCCGCAACGCGGACGCGCTTTCACTTGAACAGTGGGACGCGGAACTGACGTTGGCAGGAGCGATGTTTCCGCTGCGACACGAAGCCGAGGAAGAAAACAAGCCAGCCATAATACGGCCCCCAGCGGACCAATTCCAACTGGAGGTCGCATGACCAAGACCCACCTGAAGTCTTTCCATCAACCACAACAACCCAAACGAAAGGAAATCACCATGGCTATCGTATTTGAAGCCAACTACAGCAAGAAACTGGGCCTTCCCGGTTTCAGTTCACATCAATACTCAGTCACCGTCAGAAGCGAGGTGACTGACATCAAACAAGTCCCGGCCGAGAGCAACCGCATCTACAAGCTGTTGCAGGACGCCGTGGACAAGGAGATCCAACATGTCGGCTTCCTGCCGAAGAACAGCAACGGCAATAGCAGCGACAAGCCTGCCCCAAACGGCGGGGACAACGGCAACGGTCACGATGACACTTGGGACTGTTCGGACAAGCAGAAGGAATTGATCCTCAGGATCGTCAGCGAGAACAACCTCGACAAGCAGGAGATTGAAACGCTGGCTCTGGAGCGGTTCGGTCAGGGCGTCAAGAAACTCAATCGGCTCGAAGCCTCGGGCCTGATCGAGGAACTGCTGGAGAAATACGCTGAGAAGCCCAACCGCGCTCAGCGCCGCTATCCGGCCCGCCGATTCCAGCCGGGGAGCGCCAAGTGATCGCACCGGCAGTGGCTCCGCCCAGTCAGTCCGGCATCAAAGACAGGCTGGATGTGTTGCAGGAGACCGTTTCAGCCTCAAGGCTCAACTGCTGGCAACAATGCCGGCTGAAGTTCTGGTTCCGCTACGTCCTGAGACTTGTGAAACCGTCTGCACCAGCTCTCTACGTCGGCAGCATCGTTCATTCGGTGTTGCAGTCGTGGAATCTGGGAAGGTGGAGATACAGGAGCGTAAATCTCGAAGCCCTGAAGCAGACCTTCCATGAGAACTGGAAGGAAGAACAGGTTGAGGCGGTCATCAACTGGCAGGGCGAGGAAGAAGCTGAGCGAACGACAGGCTGGGCGTTGCTGGAGACCTACTTCAGGGACACACCCATTACGTTGGACGAGAAACCTGAAGCCGTCGAAGTCTCCGTGGAAGCCGATCTGTCGGAACACGGTTTGCCGAAGCTCATTGGCGTGATCGACCTGGTGAGAGCCGGTGGCCGCATCGTGGACTTCAAGACCGCCAGCCAGACGCCCACGGTCAAGAAAGCCCAGCATCTCCACGAAGCCCAAACCAGTTGCTATGCGATCATGTACCGGGAATCGACGGGCAGGAAGGAAACGGGGATTGAGCTGCATCACTTGGTGAAGCTCAAAAAGCCGAAGATCGTGGTCACGCCGCTTGAACCGATGACGGACAACCAGCAGACACGGTTGTTCAAGGGAATTGAATCCTACGTCGCCGGTCTGGATCGTGAGGACTTCGTGCCATCGCCGGGTCTCCACTGCCAATCCTGCGAGTTCTGGAATGAGTGCCGTCGCTGGTCCTGAACTGAAACATCAACCAACCCGAGAGAGCCAGTCCTGATGATTCGGGGCTGGCTCTTCTCATTTTCAAGAAAGGAGCCACCATGCCAAACTGGTGCACTAATGTCCTGACCGTGCTTGGACCGGAGACAGACGTTCAAGCATTCAGGAAACAAGCCGTCGGCCATTCCCCTTGGCTGACGGCCGCAGAGATCACTTCCGAGAAACCCAATCCCCTCAACTTCCACAGCCTTGTTCCCATTCCGGACGAAGTTCTCAAAGCCGGGTATGACGAACAAGGCTACCACTGGGAGAAACTCAACTGGGGCTGCAAATGGGGAGCCTGCAATTGCCAGATCGTGGACGAGGACGCCGGGCGAATTGTTTACCAGTTTGATTCAGCTTGGTCACCTCCGATGGAGTTCATCGAAACAGCAGCAAAGCTGTGGCCCACGCTGACACTCCTCTTGGAATACGAGGAACCGGGCATGGCCTTCAAGGGAATCGCCAAAGCCCACGGTGAGGAATTGGAAGATCATTGCGTCACCCTCTGACCGTCATCATCACGAAAGGAACCTCATGCAAACGCAAACAATCAACTACCCGTTTACGGTCGGGCAACTCAACGCCTTGAACCGTGAACAACGGGAAGCCGTGGAAGCCGTGGTGGAATACCTCAGTGACTTCCCTCTCAGCGAAGATCCAACCGACGAGGAAATCAGCACGTCATTGAACCTGCTCAAGATCTGCGAGAGCAGCATTCCGTCCGAGGAATTCGATGGAGACATTCTCGAATCCATCCGCAGGAAGTTCAGTGCGGTGTTCTGCGTTGGCCTTGAATTGGCCGACCAGGAACTCACCAAGCAGGGCTTCTCGCAATTCGAGCAGTTCAGCTTCTGTGCTGTCATCGAGCCGTGTTTCGATGATGCCAGCCACGTCGTCATCGTGGATTACAAGCTGCCGGTCTGCTACCTGCACGAATGGCACAAAGCCTGGTGTTTTCACTTCAGCAATCTGGAGGAACTTGCCGAAGCCGTGCTGAACGTGAAGAACCACCTGGTCACACAAGTGAAGCTGGCCCGGTTTCAAGACGGCAAGCACCAGATCTACGTCAGCGTGGAAGGAGGCGTGGTGCAGAACGTCGAGAA encodes the following:
- a CDS encoding N-6 DNA methylase produces the protein MSQQRYSRPAYKAFVEALHKSIGTAHVSNWNLYSDFLELSFIAMSQPVRKWLTGEIDAKREVRYLEIVKRYPNPNAFAEALGIVVLGLEEETHDFLGNVAGELGLLEGEWHGQFFTPKHVCDLMVQMNFDEDEKPDPEHRLRICEPACGAGAMALSVASFLKDRGFHPVNWWLEAIDKDSRMFHAAYIQLSLCGVPGIVRNADALSLEQWDAELTLAGAMFPLRHEAEEENKPAIIRPPADQFQLEVA
- a CDS encoding PD-(D/E)XK nuclease family protein, yielding MIAPAVAPPSQSGIKDRLDVLQETVSASRLNCWQQCRLKFWFRYVLRLVKPSAPALYVGSIVHSVLQSWNLGRWRYRSVNLEALKQTFHENWKEEQVEAVINWQGEEEAERTTGWALLETYFRDTPITLDEKPEAVEVSVEADLSEHGLPKLIGVIDLVRAGGRIVDFKTASQTPTVKKAQHLHEAQTSCYAIMYRESTGRKETGIELHHLVKLKKPKIVVTPLEPMTDNQQTRLFKGIESYVAGLDREDFVPSPGLHCQSCEFWNECRRWS